In Lycium ferocissimum isolate CSIRO_LF1 chromosome 11, AGI_CSIRO_Lferr_CH_V1, whole genome shotgun sequence, a single genomic region encodes these proteins:
- the LOC132036693 gene encoding uncharacterized protein LOC132036693, with translation MAYLASENCPVCINVDTHDDTDLPEIDSAILMSFLDEPQMEYCDDEKLRSLIQSLEAELQYPITIMNNPFALNLDRYDTGSENSSEIVDVDFSWMDMEMSLSTSPSNNEMIDFQFGSDYSQILTCIPIEEEIYDSLWLQTDLSMVDISQ, from the coding sequence ATGGCATATTTGGCATCAGAAAACTGCCCCGTCTGTATCAACGTTGACACTCATGACGACACTGACTTACCAGAAATTGATAGCGCCATTCTCATGTCATTTCTTGATGAACCCCAGATGGAATACTGTGACGAtgagaaattaagaagtttaATCCAATCTCTAGAAGCAGAGCTTCAATATCCCATTACCATCATGAATAACCCTTTTGCTCTAAATCTAGATCGTTACGATACGGGCAGTGAAAATAGCTCAGAAATAGTTGATGTTGATTTTAGCTGGATGGATATGGAGATGTCACTTTCAACTAGTCCCAGTAACAATGAaatgattgattttcaatttGGCAGTGATTATTCTCAAATACTAACATGCATTCCTATTGAGGAGGAAATATATGATTCTCTATGGCTACAAACTGACTTGTCAATGGTAGATATTAGCCAATA